Proteins encoded in a region of the Variovorax sp. PAMC 28711 genome:
- a CDS encoding bifunctional ADP-dependent NAD(P)H-hydrate dehydratase/NAD(P)H-hydrate epimerase, with amino-acid sequence MQRITPHTIAELFDIAATRRIEQALAATLPAHALMQRAGLAVARLAMAIAPHARTVWIACGPGNNGGDGFEAAARLQQCGWAPIVTFCGDESRLPTDALASLRRARGAGVNFANAAPAQHDLAIDALLGIGTTRAPEGVMAEWLHRMRCAPAPLLSVDVPSGLNADTGAYPEAFTMPHADTTGAAAKRFCLSLLTVKPGLFTAQGRDAAGEVWLDNLDGTTFDEVPAARLSGAPHRSPRAHASHKGTYGDVAVIGGAHGMAGAALLAGSAALHGGAGRVLVGLLDRTAVTVDVSQLELMLRDAASLDLSTTTVVCGCGGGDAIRTLLPRVLSTAASLVLDADALNAIAADTGLQQLLEARAQRGRPTVLTPHPLEAARLLGLSAAQVQSDRLAAARLLAARFGVVVLKGSGTVIADNGTTPVVNLTGNGRLATAGTGDVLAGMVGAALAAGRPAFDAACEAVWHHGELADRWPIDMPLTAGSLARGQRP; translated from the coding sequence ATGCAACGCATCACGCCCCACACCATCGCCGAGCTGTTCGATATCGCGGCCACGCGGCGCATCGAGCAGGCACTGGCAGCCACCCTCCCCGCCCACGCGCTGATGCAACGCGCCGGCCTTGCGGTCGCGCGTCTCGCGATGGCCATCGCGCCGCACGCACGCACGGTATGGATCGCCTGCGGTCCGGGCAACAACGGCGGCGACGGATTCGAGGCGGCGGCGCGGCTGCAGCAGTGCGGCTGGGCACCGATCGTCACTTTCTGTGGTGACGAGTCGCGGTTGCCGACCGACGCGTTGGCATCGCTGCGTCGTGCACGGGGCGCCGGCGTCAACTTCGCGAATGCCGCGCCGGCACAGCACGACCTCGCGATCGATGCGCTGCTCGGGATCGGCACGACGCGTGCGCCCGAGGGCGTGATGGCCGAGTGGTTGCATCGGATGCGCTGCGCGCCAGCTCCGCTGCTGAGTGTCGATGTGCCGTCCGGCCTGAACGCCGACACGGGCGCGTATCCGGAGGCGTTCACCATGCCGCACGCAGACACGACGGGCGCGGCCGCAAAGCGTTTTTGCCTGAGCCTCCTCACCGTGAAACCGGGGCTGTTCACAGCGCAGGGCCGCGACGCCGCAGGCGAGGTGTGGCTCGACAACCTCGATGGCACCACCTTCGACGAAGTACCTGCGGCCCGTCTGTCCGGCGCGCCGCACCGAAGTCCCCGCGCCCATGCTTCGCACAAGGGCACCTACGGCGACGTCGCCGTGATCGGGGGCGCGCATGGCATGGCGGGCGCGGCGTTGCTGGCCGGCTCGGCGGCGTTGCATGGCGGCGCGGGGCGCGTGCTGGTTGGTTTGCTCGACCGCACGGCCGTCACGGTCGACGTGTCGCAACTTGAACTGATGCTGCGGGATGCCGCATCGCTCGATCTTTCCACCACGACTGTCGTGTGCGGCTGCGGGGGTGGCGATGCCATCCGCACCCTGCTGCCGCGTGTGCTCTCGACGGCTGCGTCGCTGGTGCTGGATGCCGACGCGTTGAACGCGATCGCAGCCGACACGGGCCTTCAACAGCTGCTCGAAGCGCGCGCGCAGCGCGGGCGGCCCACGGTGCTGACGCCGCATCCACTCGAGGCCGCACGGCTGCTCGGGCTTTCCGCGGCGCAAGTCCAATCGGACCGCCTGGCGGCAGCGCGCCTGCTGGCCGCGCGATTCGGCGTGGTCGTCTTGAAGGGATCGGGCACGGTGATCGCCGACAACGGCACAACGCCGGTCGTCAACCTCACGGGCAATGGCCGCCTCGCCACAGCCGGCACCGGCGACGTGCTCGCCGGTATGGTCGGCGCGGCGCTCGCGGCCGGCCGGCCTGCTTTCGATGCCGCGTGCGAAGCGGTCTGGCACCACGGGGAGCTCGCCGATCGGTGGCCGATCGACATGCCGCTCACTGCCGGCAGTCTGGCGCGCGGGCAGCGCCCCTGA
- a CDS encoding phosphatidate cytidylyltransferase, producing the protein MLKQRIITALVLLAILLPALFYPSAPGALPVPFACVMLVLIAAAGWEWGKLNGYGQGVALLLGAETFALCALSWALGLLEGPLPMVWIVASACWVLGGAALLRFGVPGWPRVPKPVRVVGGLLALWVAWLAAVQARMVGVNFLLSILLLVWMADICAYFAGRAFGLKFSRSKLAPSISPGKSWEGVWGGVIGVVVLAVLWAWADHSAQARVSSLHTVLIARGWWLLPIGVLFMVAMSVVGDLVESLVKRSAGAKDSSNLLPGHGGVLDRVDALLPALPIAMMLAFT; encoded by the coding sequence ATGCTCAAACAACGAATCATCACCGCCCTCGTGCTGCTGGCCATCCTGCTACCGGCGCTCTTCTACCCGTCTGCGCCCGGCGCGTTGCCGGTGCCCTTCGCCTGCGTGATGCTTGTGCTCATTGCCGCGGCCGGCTGGGAATGGGGCAAGCTCAACGGGTACGGGCAGGGCGTTGCGCTGCTCCTCGGCGCCGAGACCTTCGCGCTGTGCGCGTTGTCCTGGGCGCTGGGTCTGCTCGAGGGTCCGCTGCCGATGGTCTGGATCGTGGCCAGCGCATGCTGGGTGTTGGGTGGCGCCGCGCTGTTGCGGTTCGGCGTGCCCGGTTGGCCGCGCGTTCCGAAGCCGGTGCGCGTCGTGGGCGGGCTGCTGGCGCTGTGGGTCGCATGGCTCGCTGCGGTGCAGGCGCGGATGGTCGGGGTCAACTTCCTGCTGTCGATCCTGCTGCTCGTCTGGATGGCGGATATTTGCGCCTATTTTGCGGGCCGCGCTTTCGGCCTGAAGTTCTCGCGCAGCAAGCTCGCGCCCTCCATCAGCCCGGGCAAGAGCTGGGAAGGCGTTTGGGGCGGCGTGATCGGCGTGGTCGTGCTGGCGGTGCTGTGGGCTTGGGCCGATCACTCCGCGCAGGCCCGGGTCAGCAGTCTCCACACCGTGCTGATTGCACGCGGGTGGTGGCTGCTGCCGATCGGCGTCCTGTTCATGGTGGCGATGAGCGTCGTGGGCGACCTCGTCGAGTCGCTGGTCAAGCGCAGCGCCGGCGCCAAGGACAGCAGCAACCTGTTGCCGGGCCACGGTGGCGTTCTCGACCGGGTCGATGCGCTGCTGCCGGCGTTGCCGATCGCCATGATGCTGGCGTTCACATGA
- the ispC gene encoding 1-deoxy-D-xylulose-5-phosphate reductoisomerase, with product MSVPKQRVTVLGSTGSVGANTLDVMARHPERYEVFALSAATKVDELLAQCARFTPRFAVMASAPHAQQLADKLAQSGLATRVLTAPDALETIASHDEVDAVMAAIVGAAGLGPCLAAARAGKRLLLANKEALVVGGELFMRTVREGGATLLPIDSEHSAIFQSLPEDPSTWARRIDKIILTASGGPFRTRAPDTLSAVTPEQACAHPNWVMGRKISVDSATMMNKALEVIEARHLFGVTPEQIEVVIHPQSVVHSMVQFADASVIAQLGTPDMRVPIAVGLAWPERIESGAGRLDFRRMSALTFEAPDAALFPGLDLAWQALRAVSGTTAVLNAANEVAVQAFLDRRLRFDHIHAVNMETLEAVTPSKPTSLADLLALDETARRAANATVLRLTA from the coding sequence ATGAGCGTTCCGAAGCAACGGGTGACGGTGCTGGGCTCGACCGGCTCGGTCGGTGCCAACACGCTCGATGTGATGGCGCGCCATCCCGAGCGCTACGAGGTTTTTGCGTTGTCCGCGGCGACCAAGGTCGACGAATTGCTCGCGCAGTGCGCGCGCTTCACGCCCCGATTCGCCGTGATGGCGAGTGCCCCGCACGCCCAACAGCTGGCTGACAAGCTCGCGCAGAGCGGGCTGGCGACGCGCGTGTTGACGGCGCCGGATGCGCTCGAAACCATCGCGTCGCACGACGAGGTCGATGCGGTGATGGCCGCCATCGTCGGTGCTGCCGGACTGGGTCCGTGCCTCGCCGCGGCGCGCGCCGGCAAGCGGCTGCTGCTGGCCAACAAGGAAGCACTGGTCGTCGGCGGCGAACTTTTCATGCGAACGGTGCGCGAAGGTGGCGCCACGCTGCTGCCGATCGACAGCGAGCATTCGGCCATTTTCCAGTCACTCCCGGAAGACCCCTCGACCTGGGCGCGGCGCATCGACAAGATCATCCTGACTGCCTCGGGCGGGCCGTTCCGGACCCGCGCGCCGGACACCTTGAGCGCGGTCACGCCCGAGCAGGCCTGTGCGCATCCGAACTGGGTGATGGGCCGCAAGATTTCGGTGGACTCCGCCACGATGATGAACAAGGCGCTCGAAGTGATCGAGGCGCGCCATCTGTTCGGCGTCACGCCTGAACAGATCGAGGTGGTGATCCATCCGCAAAGCGTGGTCCATTCGATGGTGCAGTTCGCCGACGCCTCGGTCATTGCGCAGTTGGGCACGCCCGACATGCGGGTACCGATCGCGGTCGGCCTGGCCTGGCCCGAGCGCATCGAGAGCGGTGCGGGTCGCCTTGACTTTCGCCGGATGAGCGCACTGACTTTTGAGGCGCCGGACGCGGCGCTCTTTCCGGGCCTCGATCTGGCGTGGCAGGCGCTGCGCGCGGTGTCCGGAACCACGGCGGTGCTCAATGCGGCCAACGAAGTGGCGGTCCAGGCCTTTCTGGACCGGCGATTGCGCTTCGACCACATCCACGCTGTGAACATGGAAACTTTGGAAGCGGTGACCCCCTCCAAGCCCACATCGCTGGCCGACCTGCTGGCGCTGGACGAGACCGCGCGCCGTGCGGCCAACGCGACAGTTCTTCGACTCACCGCCTGA
- the rpsB gene encoding 30S ribosomal protein S2 produces MSTTMREMLEAGVHFGHQTRFWNPKMSPFIFGHRNKIHIINLEKSLPMFQDAMKYAKQLTANRGTVLMVGTKRQAREIVAAEARRAGVPFVDTRWLGGMLTNFKTVKTSIKRLKEMKAQQEIGLDALSKKEQLTFSREIAKLEKDIGGIQDMTALPDAIFVIDVGFHKIAVAEAKKLGIPLIGVVDSNHSPEGIDYVIPGNDDSSKAVTLYARGIADAIIEGRNSAGGDVVKAVAEGSSDEFVEVEEGASA; encoded by the coding sequence ATGTCTACCACCATGCGCGAAATGCTGGAAGCCGGTGTCCATTTCGGTCACCAAACCCGCTTCTGGAATCCCAAGATGTCGCCGTTCATCTTCGGCCATCGCAACAAGATTCACATCATCAACCTGGAAAAGTCGCTTCCGATGTTCCAGGACGCGATGAAGTACGCCAAGCAGCTCACGGCCAACCGCGGCACGGTGCTCATGGTCGGCACGAAGCGCCAGGCCCGCGAGATCGTCGCCGCTGAAGCACGCCGTGCCGGCGTGCCGTTCGTCGACACCCGCTGGCTCGGCGGCATGCTGACCAACTTCAAGACCGTCAAAACCTCGATCAAGCGTCTGAAGGAAATGAAGGCCCAGCAGGAAATCGGCCTCGACGCGCTCAGCAAGAAGGAACAACTGACCTTCTCGCGCGAAATCGCCAAGCTTGAAAAAGACATCGGCGGCATTCAGGATATGACCGCGCTGCCGGACGCCATCTTCGTGATCGACGTGGGCTTCCACAAGATCGCGGTGGCCGAAGCCAAGAAGCTGGGCATCCCGCTGATCGGCGTGGTCGACTCGAACCATTCGCCTGAAGGCATCGACTACGTGATCCCGGGCAACGACGACTCGTCGAAGGCCGTCACGCTGTACGCCCGCGGTATCGCCGACGCGATCATCGAAGGGCGCAACAGCGCGGGTGGCGATGTGGTCAAGGCCGTTGCCGAAGGCAGCAGCGACGAATTCGTTGAAGTCGAAGAAGGTGCATCGGCCTGA
- the pyrH gene encoding UMP kinase: protein MSEPRPAHKRILLKLSGEALMGEDAFGINRATIVRMVQEIAEVVNMGVEVAVVIGGGNIFRGVAGGSVGMDRATADYMGMLATVMNALALADAMDKQGLIARVMSAIAIEQVVEPYVRPKALQYLEEGKVVIFAAGTGNPFFTTDTAAALRGAEIGAELVLKATKVDGVYTADPKKDPTATRYATLSFDEAISQNLGIMDATAFALCRDQKLPIKVFSIFKNGALKRVVMGEDEGTLVHA, encoded by the coding sequence ATGTCAGAACCCCGCCCGGCCCACAAGCGCATCTTGTTGAAGCTGTCGGGAGAGGCGCTGATGGGTGAAGACGCCTTCGGCATCAACCGCGCGACCATTGTTCGGATGGTGCAGGAGATCGCCGAGGTGGTGAACATGGGCGTGGAGGTGGCGGTCGTCATCGGCGGCGGCAACATCTTCCGTGGCGTGGCGGGCGGCTCGGTCGGCATGGACCGCGCGACCGCCGACTACATGGGCATGCTCGCCACCGTCATGAACGCGCTGGCATTGGCCGACGCCATGGACAAGCAGGGACTGATTGCGCGGGTGATGTCGGCCATCGCCATCGAGCAGGTGGTCGAGCCCTACGTGCGGCCGAAAGCTTTGCAGTACCTGGAAGAGGGCAAGGTCGTGATCTTCGCGGCCGGTACCGGCAACCCGTTCTTCACCACCGACACGGCGGCGGCGCTGCGCGGCGCCGAGATCGGTGCCGAGCTCGTGCTCAAAGCCACCAAGGTCGACGGTGTGTACACCGCCGACCCTAAAAAAGACCCGACAGCCACGCGCTACGCGACGCTGTCGTTCGACGAAGCCATTTCCCAGAATCTCGGCATCATGGACGCCACCGCCTTCGCGCTGTGCCGCGACCAGAAGCTGCCGATCAAGGTGTTTTCGATCTTCAAGAACGGCGCGCTGAAGCGCGTCGTGATGGGCGAAGACGAAGGCACGCTGGTGCACGCTTGA
- the tsf gene encoding translation elongation factor Ts, with protein sequence MAAITASMVGELRAKTDAPMMECKKALTEAEGNMEKAEELLRIKLGNKAGKASGRITAEGVVTAFVDGDAGGMIEINCETDFVTKNDSFLALANAAAMLVAKNNPPDIAALGALPYAQDGFGPTLEDVRKGLIGKIGENMSFRRFKRFAGNGKVASYLHGTRIGVMVEFEGDDAAAKDVAMHIAAMKPVSISAADVPTELIEKERAVAAGKAEEDRKTAEAEGKKTQPADIVAKRIEGGVQKYLKEVSLHNQAFVKNDKQTVEAMLKAADTTIKGFTLYVVGEGIEKKVDDFAAEVAAQVAAAKAAA encoded by the coding sequence ATGGCTGCAATCACCGCAAGCATGGTCGGCGAACTGCGCGCAAAGACCGACGCGCCGATGATGGAATGCAAGAAGGCCCTGACCGAGGCCGAAGGCAACATGGAGAAGGCCGAAGAACTGCTGCGCATCAAGCTCGGCAACAAGGCGGGCAAGGCATCGGGCCGCATCACGGCCGAAGGCGTGGTCACGGCATTCGTCGACGGCGACGCCGGCGGCATGATCGAGATCAACTGCGAAACCGACTTCGTGACCAAGAACGACAGCTTCCTGGCGTTGGCCAACGCCGCTGCCATGCTGGTCGCGAAAAACAATCCGCCCGACATCGCCGCGCTCGGCGCGCTACCGTACGCGCAAGACGGCTTCGGCCCGACGCTCGAAGACGTGCGCAAGGGCCTGATCGGCAAGATCGGCGAGAACATGAGCTTCCGCCGCTTCAAGCGCTTCGCCGGCAACGGCAAGGTCGCGTCGTATCTGCACGGCACGCGCATCGGCGTGATGGTTGAATTCGAAGGCGACGACGCTGCCGCCAAGGACGTCGCGATGCACATCGCGGCCATGAAGCCGGTGTCGATCTCGGCCGCCGACGTGCCAACGGAGCTGATCGAAAAAGAGCGTGCCGTTGCCGCCGGCAAGGCCGAAGAAGATCGCAAGACCGCTGAAGCCGAAGGCAAGAAGACGCAGCCGGCGGACATCGTTGCCAAGCGCATCGAAGGCGGCGTGCAGAAGTACTTGAAGGAGGTCTCGCTCCACAACCAGGCCTTCGTGAAGAACGACAAGCAGACCGTAGAAGCGATGCTGAAGGCCGCCGACACCACGATCAAGGGCTTTACCCTGTACGTGGTCGGCGAAGGCATCGAAAAGAAGGTCGACGACTTCGCAGCCGAAGTCGCGGCGCAAGTCGCTGCTGCCAAGGCGGCCGCGTAA
- a CDS encoding D-amino acid dehydrogenase, translated as MKIAIVGAGIIGVTTAWELASDGHEVSVFERRGAAAEESSFANAGVVAPGYVTPWAAPGMRGKVLRSLLSRHGAIKVRWPLAARDIGFMARWQKACKLETYLANRTRMQRLAFYSRTRLHEIVEASEMLYERSDGYLVLLRSRREQKLVQPGLDVLRAAGTVFREVDADEARRIEPALNTDTSLTGAIHLPDDEVGNCRQFALLLKWEAEALGAKFHFNCDLAPLNRAAPTSLQLAGGSDAVRYDAVIVCAGLASAQLLRPLGLRIPLAPVYGHSISANIREPLNAPRSAVMDERFKVAITRLGLRVRVAGSAEIGGVPDALSPAALQTLYKVLHDWFPGAVTLQSGVQQWKGARPMLPDGPPVLGASGIPGVWLNLGHGSSGWALSCGSARVLADLVGGRDPGVDLEGLGVERLMLAH; from the coding sequence ATGAAAATCGCGATCGTGGGCGCCGGCATCATCGGCGTCACCACCGCTTGGGAACTGGCGTCCGACGGGCACGAGGTGTCCGTGTTCGAGCGCCGTGGCGCTGCCGCCGAAGAATCCAGCTTTGCCAATGCCGGCGTGGTCGCGCCGGGCTACGTCACGCCGTGGGCCGCGCCCGGCATGCGCGGCAAGGTGCTGCGGTCGTTGCTGTCCAGGCATGGCGCGATCAAGGTGCGCTGGCCGCTGGCCGCGCGCGACATCGGTTTCATGGCACGCTGGCAGAAAGCCTGCAAGCTCGAAACCTACCTGGCCAACCGCACCCGCATGCAGCGCCTCGCGTTCTACAGCCGGACGCGGCTGCATGAAATCGTCGAAGCCAGCGAAATGCTCTACGAGCGCAGCGATGGCTACCTTGTGCTGCTGCGCTCCAGACGCGAGCAAAAGCTGGTGCAGCCCGGCCTCGACGTGCTGCGCGCGGCCGGCACCGTGTTCCGCGAGGTCGATGCCGACGAGGCCCGACGCATCGAGCCGGCGCTCAACACCGACACCTCGCTCACCGGCGCGATCCATCTTCCCGACGACGAGGTGGGCAACTGCCGCCAGTTCGCACTGCTCCTCAAGTGGGAAGCCGAAGCGCTCGGTGCCAAGTTCCATTTCAATTGCGACCTCGCCCCGCTGAACCGCGCGGCACCGACGTCGCTGCAGCTGGCCGGCGGCTCCGACGCTGTGCGCTACGACGCGGTGATCGTGTGCGCAGGTCTCGCGTCGGCCCAGTTGCTGCGCCCGCTCGGCTTGCGCATTCCGCTTGCGCCGGTCTACGGCCACTCGATCAGCGCCAACATCCGGGAGCCGCTCAACGCGCCGCGCAGCGCGGTCATGGACGAACGCTTCAAGGTGGCGATCACGCGGCTCGGCCTGCGTGTGCGCGTGGCCGGCAGTGCGGAAATCGGCGGCGTGCCCGATGCGCTGAGTCCGGCGGCGCTGCAGACGCTCTACAAGGTGCTGCATGACTGGTTCCCGGGGGCCGTCACGCTGCAGTCCGGCGTCCAGCAGTGGAAAGGCGCCCGCCCGATGCTGCCGGACGGCCCGCCGGTGCTGGGCGCCAGCGGCATTCCCGGCGTGTGGCTCAACCTCGGGCACGGATCGAGCGGCTGGGCGCTCTCGTGCGGCAGCGCGCGCGTGCTGGCCGATCTGGTGGGCGGGCGCGATCCCGGCGTCGACCTCGAAGGCCTCGGCGTCGAACGTCTGATGCTCGCGCATTGA
- the uppS gene encoding polyprenyl diphosphate synthase, whose translation MAKTPATPHHIAIVMDGNGRWATRRFLPRVAGHKQGVEALRRCVKACADRGVGVLTVFAFSSENWNRPVEEVSGLMDLMVGALGREVPRLRDDGVRLHFVGERGGLSEKMTAGLVQAEAATAHNTRLIFNVCFNYGGRWDIARAAATLAERGELPTEANLDRAMALAHVPDPDLFIRTGGEQRLSNFLLWQSAYAELVFSDKLWPEFDEAALDEAIGAFQRRERRYGKTSAQVSTDTERSRLPA comes from the coding sequence ATGGCCAAGACGCCCGCGACGCCCCATCACATCGCCATCGTCATGGACGGCAATGGCCGCTGGGCCACGCGGCGGTTTTTGCCGCGCGTGGCGGGCCACAAGCAGGGCGTCGAAGCCCTCCGGCGCTGCGTCAAGGCCTGTGCCGACCGGGGCGTCGGCGTGCTCACGGTGTTCGCCTTTTCCTCCGAGAACTGGAATCGTCCGGTGGAGGAGGTTTCGGGACTGATGGACCTGATGGTGGGCGCGTTGGGCCGCGAAGTCCCGCGTTTGCGCGATGACGGTGTCCGGCTGCATTTTGTCGGCGAGCGCGGCGGACTCTCCGAAAAAATGACCGCTGGGCTGGTCCAGGCGGAAGCCGCGACGGCCCACAACACGCGCCTCATCTTCAACGTGTGCTTCAACTACGGTGGGCGCTGGGACATCGCGCGCGCGGCCGCCACACTCGCCGAACGCGGCGAGCTGCCGACCGAAGCCAATCTCGATCGTGCGATGGCGCTGGCGCATGTGCCGGACCCGGATCTCTTCATTCGCACCGGCGGAGAGCAACGCCTGTCCAATTTCCTGCTCTGGCAAAGCGCCTACGCCGAACTCGTGTTCAGCGACAAGCTGTGGCCCGAGTTCGATGAAGCGGCGCTGGACGAAGCCATCGGCGCCTTCCAGCGCCGTGAACGCCGTTATGGCAAGACCTCGGCGCAGGTGTCGACCGACACCGAGCGCAGCCGGCTGCCGGCCTGA
- a CDS encoding amidase, which yields MNDLHATRRLVQSGRTDAHTEMDRAIEAADSALCAHVFTRTDFAAARAAALQAAPASRLAGLAFSVKDLFDVAGQPTPAGSIVLSHAPAARVDATAVARLRAAGGALIGRTNMTEFAFSGVGVNPHHGTPANAGDTTTARVPGGSSAGAAVSVATGAAFIGLGSDTGGSIRIPAALNGIVGFKSTARLVPTEGALPLSNTLDTVCAMTRSVRDAITTHEILASRTVTAGNAPLAAYRLAVVKNLFFDAIESAVAVAFERTLETLRAAGARIEEIELPELAELSSINATGGFSAAEAYTWHRLLLERSGAGYDPRVAQRILKGATMKAHEYIDLVHARRAWIRGVAQKLDRFDAVLSPTVPITAPPIASVAPGAERDDAFFRVNALLLRNPSVVNMLDGCALSLPCHVKGELPVGLMVWHAALHDDPVLAVSLQIESSLQKK from the coding sequence ATGAACGACCTCCACGCCACCCGCCGCCTCGTCCAGTCCGGCCGCACCGACGCACACACCGAAATGGACCGCGCCATCGAAGCAGCCGACTCCGCGCTCTGCGCACACGTTTTCACCCGCACCGACTTTGCCGCCGCGCGCGCGGCCGCGCTCCAAGCCGCGCCTGCCAGTCGCCTGGCCGGTCTGGCCTTTTCCGTCAAGGACCTGTTCGATGTAGCGGGCCAGCCAACGCCCGCCGGTTCCATCGTGTTGAGTCACGCGCCCGCTGCCAGAGTCGACGCGACCGCCGTTGCCCGGCTGCGCGCCGCCGGCGGCGCGCTCATCGGTCGCACGAACATGACCGAGTTCGCCTTCTCCGGCGTCGGCGTCAATCCGCACCACGGCACGCCGGCCAACGCCGGCGACACGACCACTGCGCGCGTCCCGGGTGGCTCCTCGGCGGGCGCTGCCGTGTCGGTGGCGACCGGCGCGGCTTTCATCGGTCTCGGTTCCGACACCGGCGGCTCGATCCGCATTCCCGCGGCGCTCAACGGCATCGTCGGGTTCAAAAGCACTGCACGGCTGGTGCCGACCGAGGGTGCCCTGCCGCTGTCGAACACGCTCGACACCGTGTGCGCCATGACGCGCTCGGTGCGCGATGCGATCACCACGCACGAAATCCTGGCCAGTCGCACGGTCACGGCCGGCAATGCGCCGCTCGCCGCCTATCGGCTGGCTGTCGTGAAGAACCTGTTTTTCGACGCCATCGAATCTGCCGTGGCAGTCGCCTTCGAACGGACGCTCGAAACGCTTCGCGCTGCAGGCGCTCGCATTGAAGAGATCGAACTGCCCGAGCTGGCGGAGCTTTCGTCGATCAACGCCACGGGCGGCTTCTCCGCGGCCGAGGCCTACACATGGCATCGCCTGCTGCTCGAACGCAGCGGCGCCGGCTACGACCCGCGCGTGGCACAGCGCATCCTGAAGGGCGCGACGATGAAGGCGCACGAGTACATCGATCTCGTGCATGCACGACGCGCCTGGATCCGCGGCGTCGCGCAAAAGCTCGACCGTTTCGATGCGGTGTTGTCGCCCACGGTGCCGATCACGGCGCCCCCGATCGCCAGCGTCGCACCGGGCGCAGAGCGCGATGATGCGTTTTTTCGGGTCAACGCCCTGTTGCTGCGCAATCCGTCCGTCGTCAACATGCTGGACGGCTGCGCGCTGTCGCTCCCTTGTCACGTCAAGGGCGAACTGCCGGTGGGCCTGATGGTCTGGCACGCGGCGCTGCACGACGACCCGGTGCTCGCCGTGTCGCTGCAGATCGAAAGCAGCCTGCAGAAAAAATAG
- the frr gene encoding ribosome recycling factor yields the protein MTIAEIRSATDAKMNQSLAAFQNNLTKIRTGRANSALLDSIHVDYYGSQVPLGQVANVSVLDSRTISVQPWEKGMGAKIEKAIRESDLGLNPSSMGDLIRVPLPAMSEERRREMTKLVRNEGEAAKIATRNLRRDANESVKKLVKDKLASEDDQKRAEADIQKVTDRHIADIDRMVAAKEAEIMAV from the coding sequence ATGACCATTGCAGAGATTCGCAGTGCGACCGACGCCAAGATGAACCAGTCGCTCGCCGCCTTCCAGAACAACCTGACCAAGATCCGTACGGGTCGCGCCAATTCGGCGCTGCTCGACTCGATCCATGTCGACTACTACGGGTCGCAGGTGCCGCTCGGGCAGGTGGCCAACGTGTCGGTGCTCGACTCGCGCACCATCAGTGTCCAGCCCTGGGAAAAGGGCATGGGCGCCAAGATCGAAAAGGCCATCCGCGAAAGCGATCTCGGGCTGAATCCATCGTCGATGGGCGACCTCATCCGCGTGCCGCTGCCCGCGATGAGCGAAGAGCGCCGCCGGGAAATGACCAAGCTCGTGCGCAACGAAGGCGAGGCCGCCAAGATCGCGACCCGCAACCTGCGGCGCGATGCCAACGAATCGGTCAAGAAGCTGGTCAAGGACAAGCTGGCGTCAGAAGACGACCAGAAGCGCGCCGAGGCCGATATCCAGAAGGTCACCGATCGCCACATCGCGGACATCGACCGGATGGTCGCGGCCAAGGAAGCGGAGATCATGGCCGTCTGA